One Flavobacterium cerinum genomic window, TTCGGGTATTTTTTTTCAAAATCCTCAAAAATTTCGAGCGTGTCATCGCTCGATGCATCGTCAATTAAAACGATTTCATAATCAGGATAATTCTGCTCGGCTAAAATCGGGATAAATCGGGCTACATTTTCGGCTTCATTTTTAGCACATACAATGACGGAAACCGGAATGCGTTTTGAAGTTATTTTTTGAGGCTGAGCAAACGCAAATTTGCCGAATACAATTAAATAATAAAAAACCTGGATGGCAAGAATTCCGATAAAAATGTAAAGTAGAATTGTTAGCATATGCAATTCATCAGGGGATTAATGAAGTGGCAAAGGTACGAATCAAATGTTAAATTTCAACCGGATTTTTACAAATTCCTGCTTCGATTTATTTTCTGTTTTTTCGCATTTCACAGGCAATACTGATCGCATTGGGGTCTTTTTGAGCTTCCAGTCGGTCAATAATGGCAGAATAATTTTTATTATCCCGGTTTTGGGAAAGCTTATGAACAGCCTGTATTTCGGTAATAGTAATTTCAAAACCGATGATGCCGTTTAGCTGTCGCATGGTTTTATCGGATAAATCTTCAATTCGTGTCGGATTCCCGGATGTTGCTTCGTATTTGTCAACTAGTTTTTTTAAGGAAGATACCAACGCTGCGCCTTCAATAATTCGGATGGTTCCGTAAATATGAACCGCTATGTAGTTCCAGGTAGGTACGTTTTCATGATCATACCAGGATGATGAAATATAGGAGTGCGGCCCGTTAAAAATGGCAAGTACAGTATCGCCGTTTTGTAAAGATCCGGATTGCGGATTGGCTTTTGCAATATGTCCGTGGAGTATTTCCGTTCCATCAGCCTGATAATCCAGTTCTAACGGAATATGAGTTCCCCAGGGTTTGCCGTCAGTTTGATTAATAAGGATGCCAAAGCTATTTTCCCGAATAAAGGAGCGAATAGCTTCGGGGTCATTATTCCTATATTGATCATCAATATACATACTTTAGATAATATTGACTTCGGCTTCTATAGCAATGCCGAATTTTTCAAAAATGGTTTTCTGAATGTTTTGTGATACAGCCAGGATTTCTTTTCCGGTAGCATTACCGTAATTCACCAAAACCAAGGCCTGATGTTGATGTATTCCGGCATCACCAAAACGTTTGCCTTTAAATCCGGCCTGTTCAATCAACCAGCCGGCCGGTACTTTGACTTCTGAATCGGATACTACATAATGTGGCATTTCCGGATATTGACTGTGTATTTTTTCGAATTCGGTTTTACTGATAACGGGGTTTTTAAAAAAACTACCACTATTACCCAATTCTTTCGGATCCGGTAATTTACTTTGGCGTATGGCAATTACAGCATTGCTTACGTCTTTGATGGTCGGGTTTGAGATGTTAAGTCGGGCTAATTCGGTTTCAATTGCGCCATAGGAAGTATTGATCTTATGGTTGTTTCGGGTTAACTTAAAAGTAACGGATGAAACGATAAAACGGTCTTTTTCCTCATTCTTGAAAATGCTTTCCCGATAACCGAACCGACATTGTGTTTTGTCAAATGTTACGATTTCCTGTGTTGCGATATTCATAGCCCGGCACGATACAAAAGTGTCTTTGATTTCTACGCCATAAGCTCCGATATTCTGAATGGGCGTTGTGCCTACATTTCCCGGAATCAGCGACAGGTTTTCTAAACCGCCCAATTGCTGATCAATGCACCATAGTACAAATTCATGCCAGTTTTCACCGGCTTGTGCGCTCACCAAAGCATAATCGTTGTTTTCTTCCAGGATGTTTTTTCCCTTTAAATTGACGTGAATCACTAAACGATCAATATCCTGTGTGAGCAGCATATTACTGCCTCCGCCTAAAATAAACGGTTTTTCCGAATGGTGTTTTTTTAAAACTTCGGCCAGTTCGGTCTCGTTTTCAACTGCAATAAAGGTTTTTGCTTTGGCTTCGATACCAAATGTATTGTATTTTTTAAGTGAAAAATCGGAAGAAATTGTCATGAATAATGCTGATTTTTTAACGATGTAAAAATAGGTAAACCATTTTAAATTCCGTTTCTTTTCGATAATAGAAATGCTAAAAAAACGAAAGACATCAGGATACTGTTTTTAGGATCTTGGCATAAAATTCTTCTTTGTTTACCGGTTTGCTGACAACGGATTCAAAAGGAAGTTCTTCTATATTTCCGTTACGGGTAATATTATCGTCTCCTGTGATTGCTATAATCGGAATTGTATACAGGCTTCGGATGTCACGAGCCAGTTGAATACCGGATTGGGTGTCCAATTGTAAATCGGTTAGAATTAGATCGACCGGGTGAACAGACAAGTGATTTTTAAGTTCCGGAATGGAAGTAAAGCCGGTAAAACGGGCATTTGTAGTTGTAATCAGTTTTCCTACTATTGATAAAGCAATGGGATCATCGTCTATGGCAACTATCGAAAGTGGGTTTCTTTCATTGATTTCGCGTAATTGTTCCAGACCGGTTTTGGTTGTTCCGTTTTTATCGAGTAATAATGAAAAACGAACTTCTGTTCCTTTTTGTAAAACGCTGGTTACGGATATGGTTCCTCCGAAAAGCGCTACGATTTCTTTACAGAGGTTTAATCCTAAACCGGCGCCCAGTTTGATTTGTTCGGAGTGAAATTTACTTTGGTAATGCTCGTTAAAGATGTTTTCAAGATCTTCAGCCGGAATGCCGGCTCCGGTATCTTTTATAATTACATCGAGAAGGTATTGATTGCCTTTGTCGGATAAATCGGCTGTTACTTTAATATGTCCCTGTTTGGTAAACTTAATGGCATTTCCGATGATGTTATAGAAAAGTTGGTGTATTTTGACATTATCAGCCCAAACCATAGTGTCTGACTTTGAGTCAATAGCCAGAATCAAATCGATTTTTTTGATTTCGGCCAAAGAACGAAGGGATTCTAAAACGGAAAGAATTTCGTTTTTTAGATTAAAAGCGGAGTTATATACAACGAGTTTACTGTTACGGTTTTTAAAAAAATCCAGTATCTGGTTCATGGTAATCTGAAGTGAATTAGAGGTGAAAATTAACGAATTTACGGTTGGAATGTCGGTTTCCGGTAAACGGGAAGTTTTGAGCTTCTTCGAAAAATTGGAAATAATATTTAACGGAGCTCTCATTTCATGACTAAGCATTCCGATAATCCGGTTTTTGAATTCCAGATTTTTCTCGGCCTCAGTTTTGGCATTCAGTAGGTTTTTTTCGTAGATGTAAGCAAACTGAGTATAAAATAAAAGTATGATTGTAATGATAATCATAATCGCCAGTAACGTCAGAATCAATGTTTTTTGCTTCTCGATGTTATTAAGTGCGGTTATGTATTTTAACTTGTCGAGCTCTTGTGCCGAATCGGAATACATCTGGAGTATTTCCTGACTGTTTTTTAAAATCGTTTTATTGATTTCAAGTAGTTCCCGGTCTTTTTTGCGAAGATTATTATACGTCTGATTTAGTTTTTTAAACTCTTGGGTATAATAATGATCAATACTTGTAAAAGTATTTTTTAACTGATCTTCAAAAGAGCCGACCTTTTCTGTGTTGCCGTATATCATTTTGATTCGCACCTGAAGACGCTCTTTCATAATGTTATTTTTCCCTGAAATGGCTTTCCCTATTCGTGTGAAAAAACCGTTTTTTCGGTCTTTATCAGTCGTTAGTATCGTGTCATAACTAATCGAATTCAGGGTTTTGTTGTAATTGTATTTCCGGATGTTGTAATTGGGCGGAAGAGAGTCGCTTTCCATTAGCGGAATGATTCCTCTTCGCATCAGGGAATCCAGTTGCTTACGGATGCGATAAATTTCTTTTTCAGTTGTCTCTTTCGATTTGATAACGTTAAAAAAATCTTTGTTGACTTCCGTAAGTTTGTCCAAACTGTCCAGATAAACCGTCATCTCACGAATAGAACGTTCATACTGACCCAATGATGCTTTCTTATAACTTAACAGATAATCGTTAAAAGCATTCTGAGCATTTAAAAAAGACTGGGTAGCCTGATTGGAAAAATAAATAGCTTCATTCGGTTTGTTGGCGTTTTGAACCGATTCCGACAAAGTATTGTACTCTTTGTTTTGTTGGTACCACATCCAGAAAAAAAGCAGTTGGATGATTATTATGGAAATGAAAAGCGCAATATGAACTTTTTTTCGCTTTTGTAAAGGAATCTTCATCAGCTATCTTTATAAGTCAGTTACTAAATTCGGTAGCATTAAAAAGAAAGGCAGGTAGTGGTATTTGGGGCTGTAAATTTAGGAAAGTCGATGTTGTCAATTAATAGATTTGGGAATCAAAAAAATAAATATCATGAATATTTAATTAAAATCCAAATAAATAAGTGATGAGGGGTGAAAAAGGCTAAATTTGTTCCTGATGTTGCTGTTTACAACATTTAAAGTTGAAAGATACGGTAGGTTTGCAGAGTCGATTTAACGATGGCTTCCGTACGTTCCGGATGGGTATCGGAAATAAACAATTGTCCGAAGGTTTCGTCATTTACCATTTCGACAATTTTATGAACTCGGCTTTCGTCCAGTTTGTCGAAAATGTCATCAAATAATAAGATAGGAGCGGTGCCGCTTAGTTTTTTGATAAATTCAAATTGCGCCAGCTTTAAGGCGATCAAAAATGATTTTTGCTGTCCCTGTGAACCGAATTTTTTAATTGGGAAATGATCAATTTCAAATGAAAGGTCGTCTTTATGAATACCGACACTCGTATATTGTAAGGTACGGTCTTTTGCCAGAAACTCATCGAAAAGCGCTAACAGGTCTTTTTCAAAAAGCTGACTTTCATAAACAATCTGTACCGTCTCCGCTGAATTGGTAATGGCCTGATGATGCTTGTTGAAAATCGGAATGAATTCCTGAATAAATGCGTTACGTTTTTCAAAAATTTGCTGACCGATTACTGCCAGTTGCTCATTATATATAGCTAATGTGTCTTTGTCGAAAGTGTGATTTAAAGCGAAATATTTTAATAAAGCATTGCGCTGTGCCACGATTCGCTGATACTGAATTAGCTGTTGCAGATACAAACTGTCGGATTGCGAAATAACACTGTCGATAAATTTACGACGGGTTTCGCTGCCTTCAATGATAAGATCCTGATCGGATGGTGAAATGATCACTAACGGAATAAAACCGATATGATCTGAAAATTTATCATAGGGTTTACCGTTGCGTTTCAGAACTTTTTTTTGCCCCTTTTTTAAACTGCAAACGATTTGCTCTGTACGCTCTTCTTTTTCAAACTGACCTTCAATAACAAAAAACTCTTCACCGTGCTTAATGTTTTGGACAGCAAGGGGATTGAAATAGCTTTTTCCGTAAGCAAGATGGTAGATGGCATCCAGAACATTGGTTTTGCCAATGCCGTTTTTGCCGACAAAGCAATTGATTTTACGGTCAAAATCATAAGTAGCTTCGGCTATATTCTTATAATTAAACAGTGAAAGCGTCTTTAAATACACGAAGGATGCGGTTAAATCTGGAATTTATATCAGTTTTTTTTGAAAGCGGGTGCAAATTATTGAAAAATATCGATAAAAAGGGCTTTTAAGTTTCAATAAAAAGTATATTTTTGCAGCTCATTAAATTTAAAATAAATGGCAACATATAACAAAAGAGGATACAAAGCCCCAAAACCAAAGGAAGAAGCTGTTGAAAACGAATTTGAGCAAGTAGAAGAAATTCAGGAAAAAGATAGTGCTACTGCCGAAGTTTTTAATAAATTGGACGAAGGTGCTTCCAGAACGGAAGAATGGGTAGCTAAGAATCAGAAATATATCTTCGGATTTGTAGGTGCTATCGCTATAGCAACTGCAGGTTATCTTTTGTATAACAAATTTGTAGTAGGCCCGAAAGAGGACGAAGCTGCAAATGAAATGTTCCAGGCACAACAATATTTCCAACAAGCTGTTGACGGTCAGGCTGCTGATTCATTATTCGCATTATCATTAAAAGGTGGTGACGGTAAATTAGGATTCCTTGGAATCGCAGAAAACTATTCCGGAACGAAAGCGGCTAATTTGTCACATTATTATGCCGGAATGGCTTATTTAAATACCGGAAAATATAAAGAAGCGGTTCAGCAGTTAGAGCAGTTTTCTTCTGATGATATGATGCTTAAAGCATTGGCTTTAGGAGGAATCGGAGATGCTTTTTCTGATTTAGATAAAAAAGAAGATGCTTTAAGCTACTACAAAAAAGCAGCTGAAGCTAACGATAACGAATATACAACACCGCGATTTTTGTTTAAAGCGGGTGAGATAGCTTTAGCAATGAATAAAAAAGCGGATGCGGCTAACTTCTTTAAGCAAATTAAAGAAAAATACGAAGGATCGGCTGAAGGTGCTAATATCGATGCCTTGATCGCAATGACAGAGTAATATATGGCTACTGCTAATAAAAATTTATCCAATTACGATAAAAACACAATCCCAAACGCGAAAGATTTTCGGTTTGGGATTGTTGTTTCGGAATGGAACGATAAGATAACTGAAGGATTGTATTCCGGTGCCGAAGCTGCTTTGCTTGATTGCGGTGCTTTGGAAAATAATCTGGTTCGATGGAATGTACCCGGCAGTTTTGAACTGATTTACGGCGCGAAAAAAATGATTGAAACCCAAAATGTGGATGTAGTCATTGTAATCGGTTGCGTGATTAAAGGGGAAACAATGCATTTTGAGTTTGTTTGCGAAGGGGTAACGCAAGGGATTAAAGACTTGAACGTACAAACGGATGTTCCGGTTATTTTTTGTTTGCTTACCGATAATAACGAGCAACAGTCAATCGACAGAAGTGGCGGTGCTCATGGAAACAAAGGAACTGAAGCTGCGATTGCAGCAATTAAAATGGCTGACCTGAGAAGAAACGCCTGATAAAAAATCAAAATAGAGTAAAGAACCTGTAATGTTTTGCGTTACAGGTTCTTTGTTTTTAGGGCTTTGCCTGTTAACAAAAAATTGAGAGTCTCGATTCGTTAAATGTCTGTCATTTTCTGTAAATTTGGTGGTTCAGAAGGAAAAACCTTTTTAATCTAAATAGCTTCAAAACGTACGAATGTCGAGTATTATCCAATTACTTCCCGATCATGTTGCCAATCAGATTGCTGCAGGTGAGGTGGTGCAACGTCCCGCTTCTGTTGTCAAGGAATTGATAGAAAACGCAGTGGATGCCGGTGCAACAGAAATTAAATTAATCGTGAAAGATGCGGGTAAAACACTGATTCAGGTAATCGATAACGGTAAAGGAATGACAGTTGCCGATGCGCGTTTGTGTTTTGAACGACATGCGACTTCTAAAATCCGACATGCGGAAGATTTGTTTTCATTGCATACAAAAGGATTTCGCGGTGAAGCATTGGCTTCGATTGCAGCTATTGCTCATGTTGAATTAAAAACAAAACAGGATCAGGAAGAACTGGGAACTCATATTGTGATTGAAGGAAGTAAATTCGTGTCACAAGAAGTGGCTGTTTTACCGAAAGGGACTTCCTTTTCCGTTAAAAACCTGTTTTTTAATATCCCGGCCCGACGTAATTTCTTAAAGTCGGATACAGTTGAGTTTCGACACGTAATTGATGAGTTTGAAAGGGTAGCTTTGGCACATGCTAATATTCATTTTGTTTTGTTTCATAACGGAAGTGAAATGTTTAATTTACCGGCTTCTAACTTTCGCCAGCGTATTGTGAATGTATTTGGCGGAAAAACCAATGAAAAACTGGTTCCGGTGAAAGAAAGTACTGAAATTGTAGAAATACAGGGATTTGTTGGTAAACCGGAATTTGCTAAAAAAAGCAGAGGGGAACAATTCTTCTTTGTAAACGATCGTTTTATTAAAAGTCCGTATCTTCATCATGCGGTTATGGCGGCCTATGAAGGTTTGTTAAAGGATGGCTGTCAACCAAGTTATTTCCTTTATCTGGACTTACCGCCGCATACTATTGATATCAATATTCATCCGACAAAAACGGAAATTAAGTTTGATGATGAACAGGCATTATATGCTATTTTACGCTCATCAATCAAGCATAGTCTGGGACAATTTAATGTAGTTCCGGCGCTTGATTTCGAACGGGATGCGACATTGGATACTCCTTATGAGTATGCCAATAAGGAAGCGGAAACACCATTGATTCAGGTGGATGCTAACTTTAATCCGTTTTTGGATGAAGACCCGAAACCGGCTAAAACATTTGCCTCGTCTTTTTCCGGAAATATGACTTCCGGGACAAGGTCCGCGGGTTCGAATCCCTCTTTCTCCGCAGGTGGCTATAAAAAAGAAACATCCGGTCAGAATTGGGAAAGTCTGTATGTCGGACTCAAACAGGCTACTGAAGAGGTAGAATTGGGAGAGATTCAATTAGAGAGTGAAGAAGTGACCGGCTCGCTGTTTGATGAACATACTATTGAAGAAGCATCAAACAACAGAACCTATCAGATTCATAAAAAATATATTGTTAGCCCGATTAAATCGGGAATGCTAATTGTTGATCAGAAAAGAGCGCATCAGCGTATCTTATACGAACAATTTTTGGCTAATATTACGGTAAATCAAGCGTCGAGTCAACAATTACTGTTTCCGTTAGAATTGCATTTTACGAAAACAGAACTAGCTATTATTGCTGAATTAAAGCCATCTTTGGAAGGAACCGGCTTTGTTTTTGAGGCTTTTCGTGATGATAGTCTTGTTATTTCCGGATTACCGGTTAATGTGACTGAAAGTGAAGTGTCTGTTTTGCTGGAAGGCCTTATCGGAGATCTTCAGGGCGAATTGCCGGAAAATAGTTTTAGCCAATGCGATAGAATTGCCAAATCGATGGCAAGAAGTTTGTCGGTTAAAACCGGAGCTTATTTAACCGAACACGAACAGGAAACAATGGTGAATGCCTTGTTCGCCTGTAAAGAACCTAATATTTCCCCATTCCTTAAACCGACTTTCATCACAATGCGGGTGGAAGACATTGATAAACGATTTGCGATATGATGAATATAACCGAAACCGTA contains:
- a CDS encoding ATP-binding response regulator, whose amino-acid sequence is MKIPLQKRKKVHIALFISIIIIQLLFFWMWYQQNKEYNTLSESVQNANKPNEAIYFSNQATQSFLNAQNAFNDYLLSYKKASLGQYERSIREMTVYLDSLDKLTEVNKDFFNVIKSKETTEKEIYRIRKQLDSLMRRGIIPLMESDSLPPNYNIRKYNYNKTLNSISYDTILTTDKDRKNGFFTRIGKAISGKNNIMKERLQVRIKMIYGNTEKVGSFEDQLKNTFTSIDHYYTQEFKKLNQTYNNLRKKDRELLEINKTILKNSQEILQMYSDSAQELDKLKYITALNNIEKQKTLILTLLAIMIIITIILLFYTQFAYIYEKNLLNAKTEAEKNLEFKNRIIGMLSHEMRAPLNIISNFSKKLKTSRLPETDIPTVNSLIFTSNSLQITMNQILDFFKNRNSKLVVYNSAFNLKNEILSVLESLRSLAEIKKIDLILAIDSKSDTMVWADNVKIHQLFYNIIGNAIKFTKQGHIKVTADLSDKGNQYLLDVIIKDTGAGIPAEDLENIFNEHYQSKFHSEQIKLGAGLGLNLCKEIVALFGGTISVTSVLQKGTEVRFSLLLDKNGTTKTGLEQLREINERNPLSIVAIDDDPIALSIVGKLITTTNARFTGFTSIPELKNHLSVHPVDLILTDLQLDTQSGIQLARDIRSLYTIPIIAITGDDNITRNGNIEELPFESVVSKPVNKEEFYAKILKTVS
- the ribH gene encoding 6,7-dimethyl-8-ribityllumazine synthase; this encodes MATANKNLSNYDKNTIPNAKDFRFGIVVSEWNDKITEGLYSGAEAALLDCGALENNLVRWNVPGSFELIYGAKKMIETQNVDVVIVIGCVIKGETMHFEFVCEGVTQGIKDLNVQTDVPVIFCLLTDNNEQQSIDRSGGAHGNKGTEAAIAAIKMADLRRNA
- a CDS encoding FMN-binding negative transcriptional regulator, whose amino-acid sequence is MYIDDQYRNNDPEAIRSFIRENSFGILINQTDGKPWGTHIPLELDYQADGTEILHGHIAKANPQSGSLQNGDTVLAIFNGPHSYISSSWYDHENVPTWNYIAVHIYGTIRIIEGAALVSSLKKLVDKYEATSGNPTRIEDLSDKTMRQLNGIIGFEITITEIQAVHKLSQNRDNKNYSAIIDRLEAQKDPNAISIACEMRKNRK
- the mutL gene encoding DNA mismatch repair endonuclease MutL, giving the protein MSSIIQLLPDHVANQIAAGEVVQRPASVVKELIENAVDAGATEIKLIVKDAGKTLIQVIDNGKGMTVADARLCFERHATSKIRHAEDLFSLHTKGFRGEALASIAAIAHVELKTKQDQEELGTHIVIEGSKFVSQEVAVLPKGTSFSVKNLFFNIPARRNFLKSDTVEFRHVIDEFERVALAHANIHFVLFHNGSEMFNLPASNFRQRIVNVFGGKTNEKLVPVKESTEIVEIQGFVGKPEFAKKSRGEQFFFVNDRFIKSPYLHHAVMAAYEGLLKDGCQPSYFLYLDLPPHTIDINIHPTKTEIKFDDEQALYAILRSSIKHSLGQFNVVPALDFERDATLDTPYEYANKEAETPLIQVDANFNPFLDEDPKPAKTFASSFSGNMTSGTRSAGSNPSFSAGGYKKETSGQNWESLYVGLKQATEEVELGEIQLESEEVTGSLFDEHTIEEASNNRTYQIHKKYIVSPIKSGMLIVDQKRAHQRILYEQFLANITVNQASSQQLLFPLELHFTKTELAIIAELKPSLEGTGFVFEAFRDDSLVISGLPVNVTESEVSVLLEGLIGDLQGELPENSFSQCDRIAKSMARSLSVKTGAYLTEHEQETMVNALFACKEPNISPFLKPTFITMRVEDIDKRFAI
- the recF gene encoding DNA replication/repair protein RecF (All proteins in this family for which functions are known are DNA-binding proteins that assist the filamentation of RecA onto DNA for the initiation of recombination or recombinational repair.); this translates as MYLKTLSLFNYKNIAEATYDFDRKINCFVGKNGIGKTNVLDAIYHLAYGKSYFNPLAVQNIKHGEEFFVIEGQFEKEERTEQIVCSLKKGQKKVLKRNGKPYDKFSDHIGFIPLVIISPSDQDLIIEGSETRRKFIDSVISQSDSLYLQQLIQYQRIVAQRNALLKYFALNHTFDKDTLAIYNEQLAVIGQQIFEKRNAFIQEFIPIFNKHHQAITNSAETVQIVYESQLFEKDLLALFDEFLAKDRTLQYTSVGIHKDDLSFEIDHFPIKKFGSQGQQKSFLIALKLAQFEFIKKLSGTAPILLFDDIFDKLDESRVHKIVEMVNDETFGQLFISDTHPERTEAIVKSTLQTYRIFQL
- a CDS encoding tetratricopeptide repeat protein; the encoded protein is MATYNKRGYKAPKPKEEAVENEFEQVEEIQEKDSATAEVFNKLDEGASRTEEWVAKNQKYIFGFVGAIAIATAGYLLYNKFVVGPKEDEAANEMFQAQQYFQQAVDGQAADSLFALSLKGGDGKLGFLGIAENYSGTKAANLSHYYAGMAYLNTGKYKEAVQQLEQFSSDDMMLKALALGGIGDAFSDLDKKEDALSYYKKAAEANDNEYTTPRFLFKAGEIALAMNKKADAANFFKQIKEKYEGSAEGANIDALIAMTE
- the murB gene encoding UDP-N-acetylmuramate dehydrogenase gives rise to the protein MTISSDFSLKKYNTFGIEAKAKTFIAVENETELAEVLKKHHSEKPFILGGGSNMLLTQDIDRLVIHVNLKGKNILEENNDYALVSAQAGENWHEFVLWCIDQQLGGLENLSLIPGNVGTTPIQNIGAYGVEIKDTFVSCRAMNIATQEIVTFDKTQCRFGYRESIFKNEEKDRFIVSSVTFKLTRNNHKINTSYGAIETELARLNISNPTIKDVSNAVIAIRQSKLPDPKELGNSGSFFKNPVISKTEFEKIHSQYPEMPHYVVSDSEVKVPAGWLIEQAGFKGKRFGDAGIHQHQALVLVNYGNATGKEILAVSQNIQKTIFEKFGIAIEAEVNII